The genomic DNA ACAGAAATGCTTTTAACAATGGCAGAATGCGGGGTTCCCATTGAGAAGCATCACCATGAAGTTGCCAGCGGTGGACAAAATGAATTGGGCTTCCGTTTCGGTACCCTAGTCAAAGCGGCAGACCATTTAATGACTTATAAATATGTGATTAAAAATGTTGCAAGAAAATATGGCCGCACTGTTACCTTTATGCCCAAGCCCATCTTTAACGATAATGGCTCAGGAATGCATGTCCACCAGTCGATTTGGAAAGATGGACAGCCCACTTTCTGGGGAGAAAGCGGTTATGCTAACTTAAGCGACACAGCGCGTCATTATATTGGGGGTATTCTCCGACACGCCCCCGCGTTACTGGCATTTACTAATCCTTCTACCAACTCTTACAAACGCTTAGTTCCCGGTTTTGAAGCACCGGTCAACTTAGTTTACTCTCAAGGGAACCGTTCAGCATCTGTCCGTATTCCTTTAACAGGAACCAATCCGAAAGCCAAACGTTTAGAGTTCCGTTGCCCGGATGCGACTTGCAATCCCTATTTAGCCTTTGCTGCAATGCTTTGTGCAGGAATCGATGGTATTAAAAACCAGATTGAGCCAGGTGATCCCTTAGATGTGGATATTTATGATCTTAGCCCAGAAGAATTGAGTAAGATTCCTTCTACTCCCGGTTCTTTAGAAGCAGCTTTAGAATGCTTAGAAAATGACCATAATTTCTTAGTGGATAGTGGTGTCTTTACTCAAGAATTCATTTATAACTGGATCGAGTACAAGTTAGATAATGAGGTTAACCCCCTCCGTTTGCGACCCCATCCTTACGAGTTTTCACTTTATTACGACGCTTAAAGTTACTGAAATGATCTAGACTCGGGCAGTAGGGCAGTAGAGGGATGAATTGAGTAACCTGCTGCCTTTACTTTACCCGATCGCGATCTTCTGCTGCATCTTTACTTTTGCTGTGTGAGTAAACAGGGAGGGAAAATTAAGAATAAAACTAACTCTGTCATCAGGGGATAACAACTTCATTCATGAACCATCCAAGAGTCCGCATTACCTACCACGAAGTTCAATCCGCAGCCCAACGCCTAAATAAGGATGCTAAGCTGACTCCAGTTATCACCTCAACCACCCTTAACCAACTCACTAAAGCTCAAGTCTTCTTGAAATGCGAGAACTTTCAATGCACCGGTTCCTTTAAGTTTCGGGGGGCTTTTAACGCCCTTTCTCAACTCTCAACCCAGCAACAAGGGGTGATTACTTACTCCTCTGGTAATCATGCGCAAGGGTTAGCGCGATCGGGTCAACTCCTCCAGATTCCTACGACCATTGTTATGCCCAATAATGCCCCAGCGGTGAAACTAGCAGCAACTCGGGGGTACGGGGCGCAAGTAATTACCTATGACCCGAAAACAACCTGTCGAGAGGAACTAGCGAACCAAGTGGCTACCGAGCAAAATCTGACAATGATTCCCCCCTACGACCATCCTGATATTATCGCTGGACAAGGGACCGTTGCCAAGGAACTGATCGAGCAAATCGGTGAACTTGACTTGTTACTCGTCTGTTGTGGGGGTGGCGGTTTACTCTCTGGCTGTGCCATTACAGCGAAAACCTTATTTCCCCATTGCCGAGTGATTGGTGTTGAACCCGAACGCGCTGATGATGCCACCCGTTCTTTCTACAGCAAAACCCTCCAGCGATGCGATGATCCAGAGACCATTGCAGATGGGGCGCGGACTCCCTCTCTGGGTCAGTTGACCTTTCCCTTAATCCTCGATTACGTCGATGAAATGGTTACTGTTTCGGAAGCAGCGATCCGAGAAACTTTGCTCTTTCTTTGGGAACGATTAAAAATTGTGGTTGAACCCACCGGGACTTTAGCGACAGCAGCATTACTTGAGGGCATTGTTACCGCACCGGGAAAGCGCATTGGTGTCATTATTAGCGGTGGGAATGTCGATCTCAAAAAACTTCCCCAGTTGTTGGGACTGTAAGTTTCCCGTTGCTTTGTACAACTCTCCTTTCCTTCCTGAAGCAACCGGGCTGTCAAATTTGAATTGAGGAATGAAGTCTGCTGATTTTTTCTACCTTGTCCCCCCTCAACCGATTATCGCCACTCAAAAGTAACGGATCATGACACTTATTGAAACCATTCAAGCTGACTACGAACGCTTTCCTGCCAACCAAAGCTACGACATTTATGCTGAAGACGTTTATTTCAAAGATCCCTTGACCGAGTTTCGAGGATTGCAACGCTACCAGTCTTTAATTGACTTTATTAGCACTTGGTTTAAGAATATTAATCTTGAACTCCATGACATTCGACAAGAAAAGAATACCATTCATACGGAATGGACACTGAATTGGACAACCCCTCTTCCTTGGCAACCGCGCATTTCCATTCCAGGTTGGAGTGAACTGCAATTTAATGCTGAGGAAAAAATTATCTCTCACATTGATTATTGGCATTGTTCCCGTTGGGAGGTTATCAAACAGCATTTTCCTCTGTAACAATGAGAGTAATGTAAACTTTTTTTAACAACAAGGAGTTTGATCATCATGCGCGTCATCTTAATGACTGGAAAAGGTGGAGTGGGAAAAACCTCGGTTGCCGCAGCAACGGGACTCCAATGTGCTAAGTTAGGCTACAAAACCTTAGTCCTCAGTACTGATCCTGCCCACTCTCTCGCGGATAGCTTTGACCAAGAAATGACTCATGAACCCACCCGAGTCCGAGAGAACTTGGATGGTGCAGAATTAGACGCCCTCATGGAGCTAGAAGCGAACTGGGGTGCCGTGAAACGTTATATTACTGAAGTTTTACAAGCGAGAGGCTTAGAAGGGGTTCAAGCCGAAGAACTGGCAATTCTCCCAGGAATGGATGAAATTTTCGGTTTAGTGCGGATGAAGCGACACTACGATGAAGGGGAATATGATGTTCTCATTGTCGATTCTGCCCCTACCGGAACTGCATTGCGTCTCTTGAGTATCCCAGAAGTGGGGGGATGGTATATGCGCCGTTTCTATAAGCCTTTTCGGGGAATGTCTGCAGCATTACGCCCGATTGTGGAACCCATTTTCCGCCCCATTGCTGGCTTCTCGCTACCCACCGAGGAAGTCATGGATGCCCCTTATGAATTCTACGAGGAAATTGAAGCCCTCGAAAAAGTTTTAACCGATAATCAGAAGACTTCTGTGCGACTGGTAACGAACCCCGAAAAAATGGTAATTAAGGAATCAGCCCGTGCTCATGCTTATTTGAGTTTATATAATGTGGCAACGGATATGGTGGTTGCCAATCGCATTATTCCGGATGAAGTGAACGATCCCTTCTTTAAACAATGGAAAGAGAGTCAGCAAGTCTATCGCCACGAAATTCATGAGAACTTTCATCCTTTACCCGTGAAAGAAGTCCCCTTATTTTCTTCGGAAATGTGTGGCTTAGAGGCATTGGAATTACTAAAAGAAACACTCTATCAAGGGGAAGACCCGACACAAGTTTATCACCAAGAACATACGATTCAGGTTAAACAGCAGGAGGATGGTGCTTATAGTTTAGAGTTATACCTACCGGGTATTACGAAAGATAAGATTCAGTTGAATAAAACTGGGGATGAGTTGAATATTCGCATTGGCAATCATCGACGAAACTTAGTGTTACCGCAAGCGCTCGCTGCCCTGCAACCGCGAGGAGCAAAAATGGATGAAGATTACTTAAAAATTCGGTTTGCCAACTAATAATCGCTTTTGGGGCGAATCGTCATTCGCCTCTACTTAATTGCTTTACTTAAAATTAGCATTCAAAGGACTAACAATTTACGTCGAATTGCTTCCATACAAAGTGATACGCGAGTATTTGTCTCTTTCTTATCTTGCATATCCAGATCAAGTTTC from Cyanobacteria bacterium GSL.Bin1 includes the following:
- a CDS encoding TRC40/GET3/ArsA family transport-energizing ATPase, which gives rise to MRVILMTGKGGVGKTSVAAATGLQCAKLGYKTLVLSTDPAHSLADSFDQEMTHEPTRVRENLDGAELDALMELEANWGAVKRYITEVLQARGLEGVQAEELAILPGMDEIFGLVRMKRHYDEGEYDVLIVDSAPTGTALRLLSIPEVGGWYMRRFYKPFRGMSAALRPIVEPIFRPIAGFSLPTEEVMDAPYEFYEEIEALEKVLTDNQKTSVRLVTNPEKMVIKESARAHAYLSLYNVATDMVVANRIIPDEVNDPFFKQWKESQQVYRHEIHENFHPLPVKEVPLFSSEMCGLEALELLKETLYQGEDPTQVYHQEHTIQVKQQEDGAYSLELYLPGITKDKIQLNKTGDELNIRIGNHRRNLVLPQALAALQPRGAKMDEDYLKIRFAN
- a CDS encoding DUF2358 domain-containing protein, which encodes MTLIETIQADYERFPANQSYDIYAEDVYFKDPLTEFRGLQRYQSLIDFISTWFKNINLELHDIRQEKNTIHTEWTLNWTTPLPWQPRISIPGWSELQFNAEEKIISHIDYWHCSRWEVIKQHFPL
- the glnA gene encoding type I glutamate--ammonia ligase; this translates as MPETGAEVLRMIQDEDIKIIDLKFIDLPGIWQHLSIYRSEIDEDSFTDGVPFDGSSIRGWKSINESDMMMVPDPTSAWIDPFMKEKTLSLVCSIKEPRTGQFYDRDPRTIAQKAIDYLISTGIGDTAFFGPEAEFFVFDDVRFDQTYNEGYYHVDSVEGRWNSGREEAGGNLGYKPRYKEGYFPVPPTDTLQDMRTEMLLTMAECGVPIEKHHHEVASGGQNELGFRFGTLVKAADHLMTYKYVIKNVARKYGRTVTFMPKPIFNDNGSGMHVHQSIWKDGQPTFWGESGYANLSDTARHYIGGILRHAPALLAFTNPSTNSYKRLVPGFEAPVNLVYSQGNRSASVRIPLTGTNPKAKRLEFRCPDATCNPYLAFAAMLCAGIDGIKNQIEPGDPLDVDIYDLSPEELSKIPSTPGSLEAALECLENDHNFLVDSGVFTQEFIYNWIEYKLDNEVNPLRLRPHPYEFSLYYDA
- a CDS encoding threo-3-hydroxy-L-aspartate ammonia-lyase; its protein translation is MNHPRVRITYHEVQSAAQRLNKDAKLTPVITSTTLNQLTKAQVFLKCENFQCTGSFKFRGAFNALSQLSTQQQGVITYSSGNHAQGLARSGQLLQIPTTIVMPNNAPAVKLAATRGYGAQVITYDPKTTCREELANQVATEQNLTMIPPYDHPDIIAGQGTVAKELIEQIGELDLLLVCCGGGGLLSGCAITAKTLFPHCRVIGVEPERADDATRSFYSKTLQRCDDPETIADGARTPSLGQLTFPLILDYVDEMVTVSEAAIRETLLFLWERLKIVVEPTGTLATAALLEGIVTAPGKRIGVIISGGNVDLKKLPQLLGL